The window ATGTTCGTCTTATAAATTCCTCACCACTATCTTTAATTGCTTCCTCTATACGGTCAATTTCAATAATATCAATACCTAAACCAAGAATCAATCTATCCTAATCTCCTTGTTGATTGATAAACTTCCTAATCTTTTTCTAATATAATTAGCAATTTTCGAGATATTATTAAGTACTTCTTGACTCCAATAATCATCTTCAATTTGTATAGAAAATTCTTTTTCTATAGAAGTAAGTAACTTCAAAA is drawn from bacterium and contains these coding sequences:
- a CDS encoding acyl carrier protein translates to MSENLSIEDRIKEIIATKIMNKRKSIEISNDQPLSTNGVGLDSLDFLKLLTSIEKEFSIQIEDDYWSQEVLNNISKIANYIRKRLGSLSINKEIRID